The sequence CGAAAGATACTCATGATTGCAGTTGGTATGTTGAGTCAATTTATTTTTCTTGGCTCAGTCTCGGCCGGAGCTGCATACGTAATTTATTTGTTAAAGGCTAACAACTCCCCTTAGATGGTGTTGCACCTCGAGCCAAGATGAACCAGCAACGGTCAAGACGATTCCGTTCCGcacaagaagcccaagagaaggagaaggacaaaCAAGAACTTATCAAACTTCTAAAACAACAGAATGGTGGTAATTTGACTGCCGAAAGTGAAGAGACTGTCCTAAAAAAGGCATTCGATTCAAACTCGATCACACCTGGAACGCCTTTCATGGACATTCTCGCTCTGAGCCTGAGATATTGGTGTCAGTACAAACTCAACACAGACCCCGGTTGGGCGAAACTCAAAATCATCATTTCTGATGCTACTGTTCCCGGAGAGGGAGAGCACAAGATCATGAATTTTGTTCGGTCCCAGCGGGCATCACCAGACCATGACCCCAACACTCGGCATGTGATATATGGTCTTGATGCCGACCTTATCATGCTGGGGCTTGCAACTCATGAGCCTCATTTCCGTGTCCTCCGTGAGGACGTCTTCTTTCAGGAACAGAAGGCTCGTTTGTGTAAGCTCTGTGGCCAGAAAGGACACGATGCCCAGAATTGCCgcggcgaggagaagaagaaagatggcGAACACGACGAGAAGGACAAAGGCGTCGCCCTCAAGCCTTTCATCTGGCTTCATGTTGCTGTATTGCGAGAATACCTCGAAGTTGAGCTTAGCGTCCCTAATTTGCCCTTCCGCTTCGACGTGGAACGTGCTGTTGACGATTGGATCTTCATGTGCTGTTTCGTAGGTAACGATTTCTTACCGCATCTCCCAGCCCTGGAAATTCGAGAGCATGGCATTGATACTCTAACCAAAATCTGGAAAGACAATCTGCCAGTTATGGGTGGCTACGTTACCAAGGACGGGCATATCGATCTTGAAAGAGCGCAGGTGATTCTGAGCGGGTTGgccaaacaagaagatggtATCTTTAAGCGGCGAAAGGAACAGGAAGACCGGCGCGAGGCCAACTTCAAGCGGAGAAAGCTGCAGAATGAGAACAGCGGCCGAGGTGGACGCCAAGGTGGACCTGCTCATCCTAAGAAGATTAATGGCCTCGAAAACCCTGCCAACGTGCTACTCCAACCCATTACCTCCTTTTCTGGACCGAACGAGCAGAGATTGACTCACGACATGATTGTGAACCGCAGTAGCGCGCCAGATGCGAATGTTGCCAACAAGAGCGCTGCGAGTGTCCTCAAAGCCCAACTCCAGTCGCAGAAGTCACTATCAACCTCGAAACCAGCGGAAGCGGATCAAGATTCTGCTTCCGCTCTTGGAAAACGAAAGGCGTCAACACTTGAAGACGAGAATGGCTCGACTCCTGATACATCCAATGCTCCAACTCCAGCAGCCCCGGCAGAGGAGGGCCCCATCGATGATGTGCGTCTCTGGGACGACGGCTATGCTGATCGATACTACGAGAAGAAATTCCACAAAGATCCCCAAGACATTGAGTTTCGTCACGAGGTCGCACGCGCATATGTTGAGGGTCTTGCTTGGGTGTTGCTGTACTACTTCCAGGGGTGCCCCTCTTGGGAGTGGTATTACCCATATCATTATGCCCCATTCGCAGCGGACTTTCAAGACATCGACAAAATGAAGATTTCCTTTGAGAAGGGCAGAATATCTAAGCCATTCGAGCAGTTGATGAGTGTCTTGCCGGCTGCATCACGCCATGCCCTTCCTGAGGTTTTCCACGACCTCATGCTTAACCCTGAAAGCAACATCATTGACTTCTATCCGGAGGACTTTGAAATTGATCTcaacggcaagaagatgGCTTGGCAAGGCGTCGCTTTGCTTCCTTTCATTGAGATGCCGCGCCTACTCGCCGCTGTTCAAGCAAAATACCCGGAACTCAGTGCAGCGGATTCAGCACGCAACGAAATGGGTAGAGAtgttttgatcttctcagaaGCCCATGAGAGTCTGTACGATGACGTTTTAACCAAGTTCTACTCCAAGAAACAAGGGGACTCCAAATTCAAGTTGAACCCGAAAAAGAGTGACGGCTTGTCgggcaaggtcgagaagaaggagggaTATGTCCCGCACGAAGAATTGAAGTACCCTCTTGAGAGAAATGGTATGCCCAATCTCGACTATGATCGATCGGTCAGGTATGACACCGTGCCCATAACCCACAGTTTCTGTTTGGCTAATATTTTTAGCGTCTACTACGATATGCCTTCCGTTTCACAAACACACAAGTCGATGCTGCTTCGTGGGGTTCAGCTTCCAAAGCCTGCTCTCACACAAAGCGACATTCAAGATATCCGGAACAAAGCCAACCGTGGAGGCAGGAATGGCGGCTTCGGACGAGGGGGCCACAATCGAGGTGGCTACAATGGCCCTGGTATGTCGCGTGGGCCTCAGCATGACAGGcaccaaggaggatatgGTAGGTCCAATGGCCATTACCCTCCGCCGGCCGCTTCTCATGTGCCTCCACCACCAGGAGCCCCTGGATTCGGGATTGGTGTGCCACCACCGCCCCCACCAGCTCATTATTACAACCACCAGCAGTACGACAACCGCCACGGCGGTGCTCCAGGCTATAACAACCAATACAGAGGCCCACCGCAACCACCTCACGGTGCTTCTGGTTATCAGGGGTACGGAGGACAATCCTATGATAGAGGACGAGGCCCAGGAGGATACGGCTCAGGAGGCTATGGTTCTCGAGGTAACTACCGAGATGGGCGGTCATACAGGTAGTTTGTGGAACTAAAAGCGTAGGGATGGCGGAGAAATGAATGAGTTCTGTAGCAAAACTTTGGAGTTTGATCAACCGTGCCAAGGTACATGATATACGGTATCGTGCCTGACCAACTCAAGACGGGGTAAATTGCATCGTACCAGAGCAGTGAAGTTCGGGGGTATGGCCTTTATTAATTGATCATGAACATCTAAGCTGGATTGTGTTTAAGCTCTTGAGATGCAGGAGGCTGTGGTTGGTATTTGAGGTTCGACTAGACTATTTCTGCTTGATTTGTAGTTGCTGAACAAAGACGGCTAATATCGAGAAATGTGCATTTGCGAGTGAGGAAATGGATGCTGAGTCTACCTTAGCACTGAGGTAGCTGGAACAGAGTGAGGCGATGGGGAATATATGTATAATGCGCTTCTGGAGACTGAATTGGAGTAAAAAAATACCTAGGTGCCTAcgcttcagcctcatccaatGATAGGATAATAATTCAATGCGTTGTCCGTACTGATATTATCCACTGTAGGTACTAAGTTCGTTACCTTTCACGTCGTAGACGTCTGAAAACGGCGAGCTCCCCTATGCGTGCTACCCCTGTGGGGACAGTTCGCGGGGTTTGGCACGAACGCAGTGACCCTTGGGCAATGCCTGCTCGGTCAGGTCAGAGGGACGAGCGACTCCCAACTTGATCTCTCCCAAATCTGCGTATCCACGCTCAATGCTGTCGCGATCATGAATTGCGACGCAAGCCTAGTCGGCTGCCTTGCCGACAGGCTCGCTACAAGAGTAAGCATCTGCATATCTCATGCGCGAGGCAGCTTGCGATCGAACCCCTTAGCGGCTTGAGTTGACTGACGTTGGGTACCTCTCAATAGCTTCCCCATCGAGCTGGCACCAGTGGCCAGAGCCTACAGCAAGACGATGTCCTTCACGTTACGAGAGCCACCCTGATCGAGCTAGGAAACACTTCCATATCCACAGTCATCGCGTCGCTTCTGGTTCTACTCGAGGACCTTGCTCGCCCCTACGCATCTGTCGCCGACCACCCCAGCCATATCTTGGCATCCGAGCTCTACATCGTTGCCGTCATTGCAGACTGCTGTTCTTCCCATTGGGCCTCTCTCTCACAGGACGCAGATGTAGAACCGGCCCCGGCTCCCCCTCCGCTAGACGAAGTACTTGTGAGCCGCCTATTCGATGCGTTCAAACACCTCCTTGAACCGATCCCCGAGAACTGTATACTCCCAGCACAGACTCTACTTGACCAAGTCTCGACGCGCAATGTCTCCGTCACTCGACCCGAAAGCTCCTCTGTCTCCTCCGACGCCGATAGCTCCCCCCCAAGCGATGAAAGGTTTGCAGACAcgttggtggagatggacaTCCACATCAAGACTGTGACCGAGTATATCACTACTTCCAGTTGGACGGCTGCCTTCGACTATTTAAGGAATGTTATATACACTATTCGAACTAGTATTGTTACGCAACCCGGCGTCTCTGCGCCTGGATCTACCCAAGATGCTGAGAGAGCAGCCCTCGTCGTTCTGCGATtgctctctttcttctgggTTGATGGCCCAAAGCTAGGTCAAGTTATACAAGAGATCTGCTCAAGCTTCCTACACTTTCGAAAGCCTTACCAAAACACCATTGCTGTAGTTTCTCCATTGCTGATCATGAGATGGCTGGATCGGTTTCCCCGCGAGTTTGTGCAGCTTCACCAGCTTCACAAGCGACTTGATGGTGGAGCTGATACGCTGTTTGACATGGCACAGGCTGCGACAGATAACGGACGCCGAAAGGGTCTGTTCTACCCTCTCCAAACCACTCTACTTTTTCTTTTGCCGGATGTTTTTGAGGTGGCGAGCAATATGCGCGAAgcgaagagcagcagcatggTGAAGAAAGTTACCTTTCTAGATGGACTGAGAAAAGCCTCACGCAATCGAAATGAGCAAGCAGCTTACTGTCTGGTTTCTCTTCTCCGTGCTGCCAGGCattttgatgttgaaagCGACTCGGCGCTTGTCAGTTATGCCTTGGATGTTCAGGATGAGGTCCGCGATGCTGTTTTTCGTCGTCTTACCGCATCAGAATACGGACTCTTTGATCAAGACATGATGACCGCAGCCTTTGTGAGCTTGACccatctcaatctcgataCCAGTGTCAGCGGCTTTGTGGAAAGCTGTATCGCTTCAAATGCCCCAAGCAGTTTCAAGTTGGCTACTGTCCAGGGCTGTACGTATTTCGCTCAGCAGCCATATGCTCTTAGGTACCACGAACTATTTGATGCGGCAATACCCTTCATGCGGACGCAATTAGAGGTGAGAATTGGCGATTTTCCGTTTCTGCCGGTTTCCAACTGACTTCCTTAGACCGAGAATGCCAAGGCTGTCAATACGACGGGTCGACAAGGAAGTGAAAGGACAGAACTTGTTTGCAGCATTCTCCAATTCTTGGATGCATCCCCAGCTCGGTTGTTAGATGATCTGTCAAAAGATGGTTCAAAtaacagcttcttcaagtccttcCTTCTTTGCGTATTGTCTGAGAACCCGGCCGTGCGTAAATTAGCCACTGGCGTTGCAAGCCGACTCTTTCAAGGCCATCTTGAGGCATATCGTCAATTCGATACTGGGCACCGCTTCGGCACAAAAGAACTTCGTGATGATATCTGGAGTCGAAGGTGAGCACATTTCTTCTCTACGCTCAGCCAATCCCAAACCTGCTAACGAAACTCCCAAGCTCCAAAGTTCTGCTTGCTTTATGCGAGTCTGTCACCTCTAAGAAAGATGACCAGAGCTTGCGAGATCTACAAGACTATCTAGAAGCACGCTTActacttctcaagaacatccCGGTATGCAGTCCTGCACCTCCAGCAATGCTATTCGTGATAGTCATCGACAGCTAACCTCTTGCAGGAACTGGCCAAAGTACCAGAGGACACACCAGATGTCATCAATGCGTCTTCCAAGCTTGAGACGACACTTCTCATATCACTCTGTTCTGCCAGCATTACAACTTGTCAACTGGTGACTTCCTGCACAGGATTGTTCATTCAAGAGTGCTCGATCGTGGACAAACATGTTGAGTCAGCAAAGTCCTCGGCATCAGTGCTTCGCAACGCTGAAGTCTACCGCGAGATATCCTCTCCAGCCTTCCGGTTCACTGGACTAGTTGCATTCCAGAAGCGAGTAAGGGGTCTTCTGCGCCGCATGCAGTTCCCGACAACAGGCATCGTAAACGCCTGGGAAACCGCATTCGATCGTTGGCTCCATCTCGCAAAGGAtgtctcaacatcaactgtCGAGATCGTGGATGGAAGAGCACTGGCCGAGTGGCGAAACTATTCAGGattcttggcatccttgggCGGCATTTGCACCGCTGACCAGGCTATTATTCTTGAAGAGCCTGCTCTTGGAGGTCTAAGGTGGATCGACCGTGTCTCTTCTGAGCACTCCGAGGAACCACTCTTGACAAGATATCTGAGACTCAGTATCCAGCTTTTAGCTTGTGCCAATGTGAGAGTACGCGAAGCCATGCGAGATGTGCTTGCCAGTGAAGTCTCGCCTGCGCTCTACTACCCGCTATTCCGGGCCTTAGAATCTGAATTAGAAGTATTATTCACTGGAGCTCTGGCTCCCGTTGAGAAAGATCAGGATAGTGAGGTGGTATTCGCTGAGCAAGCTGCATCTCTACTTCGGGCTCTTGTGGAAAGACTAGAAAGCCCCTCCGACCTCGGCGCGGCCTCGTCAGTCCATCTGGGTGCACTCACGCTCAATTTTGCAAAGTTCCTGGATGGTGTCACCGATACACCCAATACGCTAAGGGTCAAGATCCGGGTATGCCACCTCTGCGAAGTGGTGACAAAGCGAAAAGAGCACCTGAACTTGAGGGACGATGTTCGGATCCGGAACCAGCTACTTGAATATATCTTCGGGTGGATTGCTCGCCCTCGCTCGCCTCAGCATGGTCCTGGCTCCCGACAGGATGACACGGCTCGTGTGCAGAAAGACCTTGACAAGGCTTGTTTAAAATCACTGgctgacttgacttttcGTTTGCCATTGCAACCCTCCGAAAGCCATACTGATGCTGGGATGAGCGAGATGAAGTCGCAAATGTTCCATACATATTTCAACcgcttcttgtccttgcttAACCATGAGCCATCAGAGCTGACTAGGACTGATACGAATTTGAGTGTCACTCTTCGTGAAGAGTCTGCATCAAACTCAGATTTGgccatcaccatcttgtcCAATTTACTTAGTGCTAATATCGACGTTGGCCTCAAACACTCTCTAAATATTGGGTATCACGACAATGTTGAGATCCGCACTGCTTTCGTCAAGGTCCTCTACAACATTCTGATCCAAGGCACTGAGTTTAGCAACCTGACTGACTCCGCTGTGAGTGAGAAGTACGAGGAACTACTTGAGTTACTGACCAATGATCTCTCCCTGGCCATCTCTATGGCCGTTGCTTGCCCCAGCACCGAGGTGGATGAGCTCACCATTTGCCTTCTCACTGTTTTCGAGCAACGGGGAATGATATTTGAGCTTTTGGAAGCACTCATCAAacaagagattgaagacaCTGAGAATGAGGCTGAGATATTACGACGAGGATGTGTTGCAACCAAGATGCTATCAGTCTATGCCAAGTGGAAGGGTGCTTCCTATATTCGAACGACGCTACAAAAAGTCTTGGAGCGACTCATGCTGACATCCAAGGATCTCGATCTAGAGCTTGACCCTGCAAGAGTCAGCTCGACAGAGGAGCTACAGAAGAATGCTCTACAGCTCCGTATTGTGGCCAAGGTTTTCATTGATGACATATGCGCGTCTTCTTCCAACATTCCACCCGCCTTCCGCAAGATTTGCTACACCATATCAAACGCAGTCATGCCACGGTTTCCCGATGCCAAGTATACAGCCGTAGGAGCATTCATCTTCCTACGATTCTTTTGCCCAGCTATCGTTGCTCCTGAAGTCGAGGGCCTCGTGTCGACAGCACCATCTAAAGAAATGCGGCGCGGTTTACTTCTTATTGCCAAGGTCATTCAAAACCTCGCCAATAACGTGCTGTTTGGAGCAAAAGAGCCATACATGTTTCCCCTTAATGATTTCTTGACCCAGAATATTTATCACGTTACGACATTTCTTCGCGAGATTTCGGTTCCTCCCAACCAGTTGGAGGTGCAAGGCACCACGGAATCGTTCGACTTTGGATCTTGTGTTGCGCTGCATCGCTTCCTCTACGATCATTGGGACCATGTACGCCAAACACTTATCTCACGCGAGAGAAAGGATTACGCTAGGACATCTGGGGACGTCGTCCGTGGGAGATCACCAGTCTTGGAACCGCTGAGGAACCTAATTGCGAATCTTGGTCCACCACCGCTTGCTGTTTCATGGAACAGACCTCAAGTCTCATCCAATAGCCCACCGCTATACTCTCGATTTCAGAACTTCATGCTCCGAAATGCCTTTCGAAGTACCGAGTCATTCTTGACGGCACGTGCTGTTTACGATGGTGGCGAAAGCAAGGTGAGTCTGAAGCATTAGACTAACCATAATATTATATTGGCTGAACATGAACAGGACGGCTTGTCTATCATCTGCGTCATTTTGCGTCACATTGAGACTGAGAGCATCGACTATGACACTTTAATGTATTGCTACCTCAAAATCGCCAGCAGGTTGTGGCACAGGCCCTTTGGCATCTTAATCGATGCGACCTGCTATAATGGCCGCAACGAGCCTCAGGATGACCTGTTCAAGAAGTTGGAGCTTCTGACACCCTCAGAGCTGTCACAAAACCTCAGCCGTATTTATGTTTACAACATGAACAGTGCATTCAAGTAAGTTGACTTCTCAGGATGACGACTCAGGTTTCTAGGCTAACCTCACTTGCAGGCGGTGTTTTCGACGCCTGCTGAGGGTGTGcaccaagaacgagaacgGCGTATTCAACCCCAAAAACGTCGAATATCATTTGATAGGAAGTCTTCAAGACTTGCAAGCACATTTTCACCTTAGCCAGCTACATCTGCCCAAGGAAACCATCAGTGTCGTGACCGATACACGATATGTCTTTCAACCGATCACCcgcttgtcaaagtcaaagggTAAGATTGAAGTAATCATTAAAGTTGGCAGTCAATTTGTGCAAGTAACAACCACGAAAAAGCAAGAGATTTTCGCGGGTTTTCGATTGGGCACGACCGTGAACGACATCTTCCGGTTGGGCGAAGTTGACGAAGCACCAACATCCATACAGACTGAAGATGATTCGGCTTTTGGCTTACGAGCTGACAACGGGAAGATCGTGATGTACTTTACAAGCCCAAAGAAGTCAGATGTGCTTCAGACGATCCGTGGTGCCAAGGCGAAACATGGCAAGGATAGCAGGGCTCACAAATCTGTTGAGCGCCTTATCAGGCCACAAGACGTACCAGGCACGCTCCTAAATCTTTCGCTGGCGAACCTGTCGAGTCATGATCATGTCCTAAGGCTGTCTTCCTACAATCTACTCGGTGCACTTTGCCGGGCCTTCAAATTCAGCTCTGCTTCAAGGATCGTCTGCACCAAAGGTAAGTCTCGAGATAGTATCAAAATGTCTCCGTACATAGCAACTAACTTTATTCTAGATGTTTCTGTCCCTCTAGATCCAACCCGCTTCGTGGTGGACATCAGTAAGGAGTTGGCATTGAGCGAGCCTCAGTTGACGTCAGACTTTTTGACAGAATTCTTCGTGGGCTGGGAAAGCTTCCCGGATGAACAGAAGCCTCTGAGTCTTGCCTATATGGCTCCTTGGCTCCCTGGCTTGCGGACCAACATCCTCGCGAATGAGCTGGACGGGGAGAAGGGGAGAGAAAGAGTCGCAATTCTTTTTCGAAAGCTTATCGATGTGACTGTCCAGGACCATTCACTCACCTTTGCCCTGGAACAATCCGTATGGCCAAGGATCGTTCAAGACGAAATTTTGCTCGAGGTTTTTCTAGATGAGCTCTTGAAGTCAGCAATGAGCTATAGCGCGCATGACGAATCTCTAGAGGTCATTGCGTCTATTGTGGTTGGCATTGGAACCGTGACTTTGCGCGGCAAGATCCTTTCACGGCTCCGTAAAGCCCTCAACCGATCATCGCTCCGCCCGACGAAATACCTGCCAGATAATGCAGTCTGGTCTGAGATCTGTGTCTTGCTTCGGTTCTGTTTGTCACTGTCATTCGACAACGGGGTGCAATCTCAGCTTTTCCTCCCGGAGATCTTCCATATCGTGACATGTTGTGAACACTGGTACTCAGAGTCGATACTTGTTTACGTGCTTGTCAACACGATCACGCGTATGTACGTCGTTCAGCTGATGATGCAGATCTAGCAACTGCGAGCAGTCTAGATTTTCTATGCGATCCTCGTAGCGACATTTTCACGGCGCCGCCAACCTTCCTCGCGATGGTGCCTCGGTATCGACTTCACAGGACGCAGACCCCGCGCTGACGGCGACCGAGATCCTCGCATCTGCTCTCTTTGAAATTTGTTCCGTCGCTGCACCAACAGTTGACCTTGCTAATACATGGCGATCGAGGTGGATGAGCCTAGTTGCAAGCACGGCCTTCCAAAATAATCCAGCTATTCAACCGCGTGCATTTGCGGTCATGGGATGCTTGGCTCgggaagaggttgatgatgatttgctCTACCAAGTACTTGTTGCTCTGAGGAACAGCGTCAATCGGTTTGGCGAGGACCATAACAGTGAAATGCTTGTCTCTATCGTCACTTCGCTATCGAAAATGATGGCAAAACTCCCATCAGCATCTCGCTATGGTCTGCAGCTTTTCTGGCTAGCCATGTCACTCGTGCGGTTAGTGCCTGCGACTCTGTTCAACTGTACTGCACAATTTCTCGAGGCAGTGCTAGCGAATATAAGCACTAGCGAAGAGTTCCGAGGAGACAGCATGGCCTCATTACTTCTTCAAGGACGAGCACCGCTGGATGAGGCTGCGTTGCCCCTGGAAGAGATATATGGTATACACTTCGAGGAAGAAACCTTCCACCTCGCCGTCTGTGCATGTCTAGCGCGTGGACTCACTGATACCATGACACGACAAATCACCATGcgtgtcttgtcttctttcctAGAGATGATGACAGCGAATGTTGAGGGTCGGGAAAAGGCTGAGATGACTCAGACCTCACCATATCTTTCTCTCCTGACAGCCCGCGCggttgagaatgacgaaTTCAAAGACAGTCTGTGGTCTGCTGGCATTAATGCCGATGAACTTGGCTTTGCTAATGGGATGCGCAAATCGCCGGATCTCGAAGGGATGCTTGATAATGTGGTCTTGCTGATCACAGCGATCGAACTTGTTGACTTCCAGTATGTGGAAGACTCCGTACAAAGGCGCAGTCTGGATTGGCTCAACAAGCTTGCCAACGAACGCCCTATCGTGGTAGAGCAATTGTGAGTCTCGACAATAAACATACTGGGACGTCCTAAAGCTAACATAGAAAAAGAGCTGGAGCCATTCGCTCTTTGTTAGATGATACTTTACTACACAGCCAGAATTCGGCGACATTAAGGGCTGCACACACTCTTTTGCGGGCGCTATCATCAACGCCACAATTCTCGAGAGCCCCTGGCTCCATGTCCCCACTGACCGAGGTTTTGGACTCACTGGGTTTTGGTGGGTTATGGCGATCATGTTCACTTGGATCAATGGAAGACGTCAACCGTGACTACCTAGAGCTAACTGAGCGATTGATAGAGGTAAGTAAAAAGAGAATTAAGATAGTAAaaaatataattactaatttatatatagttaataattatttaattaattttaaatataaaaatataaagatataaaaatataaaaatataaaaatataaaaatattttttaaataattaaaaataaattaagtaaatataataatattatcttaaatattaattaaatataattacttttaatttatattttttatattactttatattgtattataatttaatttaatttattaaaaaaataaaatatctttataataatatataaaatatagctaataaagTCTTATAATAAAgataatataatataatatttattttttaatattatatatatatatatatatatatatatatatttagttactattagccttatttaaggctattaagcttttaactttttatataatagcttaaatagtaaggcccctatagtaagctagaattataaagcttaaaattagttaaggtttatttACCTTAAGTAGTATAATTACTGCtttaattaagtaatataaataCTGCCTACAGGTCCCTTAgcagctatattaaccttcttcttttaccTTAGTTAAAAGACTAAGATAATACCAGGCCtaatatacttattataaagtatattccTTAACTTAACTATTAGTTATAGTTACTAATATCtattaaagctattaatataatacttatataaaatagcctatagctatataattaggcctattatataacttactataaccttaatatagctattaggcCTATTATAAAGGTAACTAATAGGAAGGAATATAAagagttatatataatagtagCTACTATTAgaaagaacttcttattaaAGTACTAATTTAAccttattaaaatagctatttaTAATTATAGCCTAATTAGgttaatttattatataaacCTTCCTAATCTAATTAATATAACCTAGgttaataataagctattagctCTTAAGGACCTAGAGAGATACTTAAAGGAAGGTTTTTCCCTTTAGTTAGATTAGGAAGCTTTCCTTACTGCCTTTATAGGcttaaacttaaatatatataaagagtGGCTTCTTAATATAGCCAAA comes from Fusarium verticillioides 7600 supercont3.33 genomic scaffold, whole genome shotgun sequence and encodes:
- a CDS encoding 5'-3' exoribonuclease 2 yields the protein MGIPAAFRWLSSRYPKIISPVIEEQPLTMEDGSTIPVDTTRPNPNGEEFDNLYLDMNGIVHPCSHPEDRPAPKDEEEMMMEVFRYTDRVVNMVRPRKILMIAVDGVAPRAKMNQQRSRRFRSAQEAQEKEKDKQELIKLLKQQNGGNLTAESEETVLKKAFDSNSITPGTPFMDILALSLRYWCQYKLNTDPGWAKLKIIISDATVPGEGEHKIMNFVRSQRASPDHDPNTRHVIYGLDADLIMLGLATHEPHFRVLREDVFFQEQKARLCKLCGQKGHDAQNCRGEEKKKDGEHDEKDKGVALKPFIWLHVAVLREYLEVELSVPNLPFRFDVERAVDDWIFMCCFVGNDFLPHLPALEIREHGIDTLTKIWKDNLPVMGGYVTKDGHIDLERAQVILSGLAKQEDGIFKRRKEQEDRREANFKRRKLQNENSGRGGRQGGPAHPKKINGLENPANVLLQPITSFSGPNEQRLTHDMIVNRSSAPDANVANKSAASVLKAQLQSQKSLSTSKPAEADQDSASALGKRKASTLEDENGSTPDTSNAPTPAAPAEEGPIDDVRLWDDGYADRYYEKKFHKDPQDIEFRHEVARAYVEGLAWVLLYYFQGCPSWEWYYPYHYAPFAADFQDIDKMKISFEKGRISKPFEQLMSVLPAASRHALPEVFHDLMLNPESNIIDFYPEDFEIDLNGKKMAWQGVALLPFIEMPRLLAAVQAKYPELSAADSARNEMGRDVLIFSEAHESLYDDVLTKFYSKKQGDSKFKLNPKKSDGLSGKVEKKEGYVPHEELKYPLERNGMPNLDYDRSVSVYYDMPSVSQTHKSMLLRGVQLPKPALTQSDIQDIRNKANRGGRNGGFGRGGHNRGGYNGPGMSRGPQHDRHQGGYGRSNGHYPPPAASHVPPPPGAPGFGIGVPPPPPPAHYYNHQQYDNRHGGAPGYNNQYRGPPQPPHGASGYQGYGGQSYDRGRGPGGYGSGGYGSRGNYRDGRSYR
- a CDS encoding neurofibromin 1 (At least one base has a quality score < 10) produces the protein MNCDASLVGCLADRLATRLPHRAGTSGQSLQQDDVLHVTRATLIELGNTSISTVIASLLVLLEDLARPYASVADHPSHILASELYIVAVIADCCSSHWASLSQDADVEPAPAPPPLDEVLVSRLFDAFKHLLEPIPENCILPAQTLLDQVSTRNVSVTRPESSSVSSDADSSPPSDERFADTLVEMDIHIKTVTEYITTSSWTAAFDYLRNVIYTIRTSIVTQPGVSAPGSTQDAERAALVVLRLLSFFWVDGPKLGQVIQEICSSFLHFRKPYQNTIAVVSPLLIMRWLDRFPREFVQLHQLHKRLDGGADTLFDMAQAATDNGRRKGLFYPLQTTLLFLLPDVFEVASNMREAKSSSMVKKVTFLDGLRKASRNRNEQAAYCLVSLLRAARHFDVESDSALVSYALDVQDEVRDAVFRRLTASEYGLFDQDMMTAAFVSLTHLNLDTSVSGFVESCIASNAPSSFKLATVQGCTYFAQQPYALRYHELFDAAIPFMRTQLETENAKAVNTTGRQGSERTELVCSILQFLDASPARLLDDLSKDGSNNSFFKSFLLCVLSENPAVRKLATGVASRLFQGHLEAYRQFDTGHRFGTKELRDDIWSRSSKVLLALCESVTSKKDDQSLRDLQDYLEARLLLLKNIPELAKVPEDTPDVINASSKLETTLLISLCSASITTCQLVTSCTGLFIQECSIVDKHVESAKSSASVLRNAEVYREISSPAFRFTGLVAFQKRVRGLLRRMQFPTTGIVNAWETAFDRWLHLAKDVSTSTVEIVDGRALAEWRNYSGFLASLGGICTADQAIILEEPALGGLRWIDRVSSEHSEEPLLTRYLRLSIQLLACANVRVREAMRDVLASEVSPALYYPLFRALESELEVLFTGALAPVEKDQDSEVVFAEQAASLLRALVERLESPSDLGAASSVHLGALTLNFAKFLDGVTDTPNTLRVKIRVCHLCEVVTKRKEHLNLRDDVRIRNQLLEYIFGWIARPRSPQHGPGSRQDDTARVQKDLDKACLKSLADLTFRLPLQPSESHTDAGMSEMKSQMFHTYFNRFLSLLNHEPSELTRTDTNLSVTLREESASNSDLAITILSNLLSANIDVGLKHSLNIGYHDNVEIRTAFVKVLYNILIQGTEFSNLTDSAVSEKYEELLELLTNDLSLAISMAVACPSTEVDELTICLLTVFEQRGMIFELLEALIKQEIEDTENEAEILRRGCVATKMLSVYAKWKGASYIRTTLQKVLERLMLTSKDLDLELDPARVSSTEELQKNALQLRIVAKVFIDDICASSSNIPPAFRKICYTISNAVMPRFPDAKYTAVGAFIFLRFFCPAIVAPEVEGLVSTAPSKEMRRGLLLIAKVIQNLANNVLFGAKEPYMFPLNDFLTQNIYHVTTFLREISVPPNQLEVQGTTESFDFGSCVALHRFLYDHWDHVRQTLISRERKDYARTSGDVVRGRSPVLEPLRNLIANLGPPPLAVSWNRPQVSSNSPPLYSRFQNFMLRNAFRSTESFLTARAVYDGGESKDGLSIICVILRHIETESIDYDTLMYCYLKIASRLWHRPFGILIDATCYNGRNEPQDDLFKKLELLTPSELSQNLSRIYVYNMNSAFKRCFRRLLRVCTKNENGVFNPKNVEYHLIGSLQDLQAHFHLSQLHLPKETISVVTDTRYVFQPITRLSKSKGKIEVIIKVGSQFVQVTTTKKQEIFAGFRLGTTVNDIFRLGEVDEAPTSIQTEDDSAFGLRADNGKIVMYFTSPKKSDVLQTIRGAKAKHGKDSRAHKSVERLIRPQDVPGTLLNLSLANLSSHDHVLRLSSYNLLGALCRAFKFSSASRIVCTKDVSVPLDPTRFVVDISKELALSEPQLTSDFLTEFFVGWESFPDEQKPLSLAYMAPWLPGLRTNILANELDGEKGRERVAILFRKLIDVTVQDHSLTFALEQSVWPRIVQDEILLEVFLDELLKSAMSYSAHDESLEVIASIVVGIGTVTLRGKILSRLRKALNRSSLRPTKYLPDNAVWSEICVLLRFCLSLSFDNGVQSQLFLPEIFHIVTCCEHWYSESILVYVLVNTITRMYVVQLMMQI